A stretch of DNA from Streptococcus sp. NPS 308:
CTTTATCTTCCAGCTTTTCTTTGATATCCTGGTTGATTTTTTCTCTAACAGACGCAATGACTTCCTCTCCTTGCAGAGGGTAGTAGGCAATCACCTCAGCTTGACCTTTTCGGAAATGGTCCTTCTGACTACCTGAGTTGAATTGCTGGTCCTTTTCGCTTTTTAGCGCTTCAATTTTTTGTTCGTAAGATTGCTTTTGTAGTAGCTTATAACCAATAGCACTCCCTAATAGAATCGTAGCAACTCCTAAGATTCCAACAAGGGAAAGCAATAGCCTTCTCGTTTTATCGTGAGAAACACGTTTCGCTCTATTTTTTTTCATATTTCCATCATATCAAATCGAGGCTATTATTTCAATGATAAACAGGGATTCTGTCTTTTTTTAGGAAAAGAAAAAAGCTTAGAAATCTTCTAAGCTTCTATTTTTAAAAACGAATCGCTTCACGTGTTTTCTCATATGAAGTTACAAAACGGTTTGTAACCCCCGGTTCAGCAACTTCCAAGGCTTGTGAAATTTTTTCAAAAGATGCCTGGTAGTCAAACTCTTTTTCAAAAATTTCAAGCGCTTCGTTGAAGGCCTCTTGGATACGCTCATCGAATGAACGGTAACGATTTGAGTATTGCAAGAGTTGCTCCGTCAAGGTTGCATATTGAACGATATCATAGGTTTCTGTTTCAAGTGCTTCCATATCATTTGTTGCAATTTCAAGAATTCGTTTAACCGATTCAATATTCACTTGTGGTTGTTCTAACTCTGCCATCAGATCTTCTGTGTTATGACTTGCAGTAAAGAAAAGTTTCAAGAAACTTTGAGGAATACCTGGCAAGTTTCTCTTCTCCATGTAACGTTTGATAGTATGCAAACGGTTCACATAGACATTTGCTTTTTGGCGAGCATTGAGGTCGTCTTTTTCAATTTGCGCAAGTCGTTCGCTAACAGAGATTTGCTCATCCTCTATATCCTTGAGGTTGCTTTGAAGCATTTCCAACTGTTCTTCAAGAGCAGAGTAGGCTTGTGTTGACTCACCTTGATCCTCTGTCACTTCCATGATTGCTGTATCAAGTGCAGCCAATTCTGCTTGAAGACGACGAACATGATTACCATCACTTTCAGGAAGAAGGTAGGTTTTAGTCAAGCGTTCAAGATCTTGAACAAGCACCTGATTATTTTCTTTCAAGTGGTTGAGATAAGTTGGTAATGTCGAAAGAAGACTTTCAACTACTTTTTGAGCTGCAATTTCACGAGTGAAGATATCATAAAGTGCGTTGATTTCTTCTTGGATGCGATTATTTTCATACTCTGCATTGTCCAATTCCAACTGACGAATATTTTCTTGATTATTTTTCAAAGACTCATGCAAAAGTTGGAAACGGGATTCAATATCTGTTTCTGTAAAGTGGTAGTTGGCATCCAACAGCTTGCGATAACCTTCTTCCAAATCTGCCAATTGTTCTGGCAGTTCCTTTGTCAAGGTTTCAACAAGAGCTGGAATTCGCTCAACGATGTGTGTCAAAGCGAGAATATGATTTTCAGTTGAATCAAGAATTGCTGCGGCTTCAACCGGGTCACCTGATGAATTTAGGGTAACAAATTGAGAGAATTCAGATTGGATGTTTTCCAATTGTTTCTCAATCTCAGGAAGGGCCTTACCATATTTCTCCGAATCTTCTGCAACGGTATGTTGAAGGGATTCAAACAAGTCCAAAGCATGAAGGACGCGACCACTATTCTTAGATTCTTGTTTTTCAAGTTCAGAAAGGGCATTACGAATAGCAGCAATATCTTCTTCAATCAAGCCGATTTGGCTTTCAATTTGATCAATCTTGTGAGCAGCTTTGAAAAAACGGAAAGAATTATTGTAGCTTTCAGCTTCAAAGAGGTGATTTTCAATATCAGCAAATGAGTTCAGAGATAAATCAACCCATTTTTGGTTCCATTCACGGAAGGTCACCTGACTTTGACCAATCAAGTGCATGTTTTTAACGGCTTCAACCTCATCATTTACAGGAAGGTTGTAGAGTTCTTCTTTTCTTTCTTCAAGGGCCGTTAATCTGCTTACATTACGCTTACGTAAAAAGATAGCTGTTACATAAGCTAAGATCAGAATGACTGCAATTGCAACCATTAGATAAATTAGTTGTCCATTAGACATATCAAACTCCTTTTATACTAGAAACAA
This window harbors:
- the ezrA gene encoding septation ring formation regulator EzrA; protein product: MSNGQLIYLMVAIAVILILAYVTAIFLRKRNVSRLTALEERKEELYNLPVNDEVEAVKNMHLIGQSQVTFREWNQKWVDLSLNSFADIENHLFEAESYNNSFRFFKAAHKIDQIESQIGLIEEDIAAIRNALSELEKQESKNSGRVLHALDLFESLQHTVAEDSEKYGKALPEIEKQLENIQSEFSQFVTLNSSGDPVEAAAILDSTENHILALTHIVERIPALVETLTKELPEQLADLEEGYRKLLDANYHFTETDIESRFQLLHESLKNNQENIRQLELDNAEYENNRIQEEINALYDIFTREIAAQKVVESLLSTLPTYLNHLKENNQVLVQDLERLTKTYLLPESDGNHVRRLQAELAALDTAIMEVTEDQGESTQAYSALEEQLEMLQSNLKDIEDEQISVSERLAQIEKDDLNARQKANVYVNRLHTIKRYMEKRNLPGIPQSFLKLFFTASHNTEDLMAELEQPQVNIESVKRILEIATNDMEALETETYDIVQYATLTEQLLQYSNRYRSFDERIQEAFNEALEIFEKEFDYQASFEKISQALEVAEPGVTNRFVTSYEKTREAIRF